DNA from Deltaproteobacteria bacterium:
AGGAGGCTGCGCGAGGCGGGTGTCAAGGCCAAGACCATCGTGGGCGGAGCGGTCGTGACGGCCGAGTTCGCAGAGCGCATCGGCGCCGACGAGTACGGCGGCGACGCCCTCTCGGCCGTGGAGAAGATGAAGCGGCTCGTGGCCGAGGCCGAGGCGGCCGGATAGGGCCCTGAAACGGCGGGGCCCACGGACGCCGGGCGACCTTCGACGGGTTTTGCGGTGGCCATGGAGGTACGCATAGAGTCGCTCGCCTACGGCGGCGACGGCATAGCAAGGCCCGGCGGGGCCGTCGTATTCGTGCCGTACACGGCGCCCGGCGACAGGGCGGTCGTGGAGGTGACGGCCGAGAAGAAGGGCTACAGGCGCGCGCGGCTCATCGAGATCACCGACCCATCGCCCCTTCGGACCGCCCCGCGCTGCCCGCTCTTCTCCCGCTGCGGCGGCTGCCACCTCCAGCACATGGCCTACCAGGCCCAGCTCCGCTGGAAGTCGGCGATCCTGGAGGAGACGCTGCGGCGCATAGGCCGGATCGACTGTCCGCGGCCCGAGCCGCCCGTCGGCGCCGGGCACCCCTTTCACTACAGAAGGAAGGCCCGATTCCACATAGAGGCCGGGAAGTGGGGGTTCTTCGCCCCGGGAAGCCATGACGTAGTGGACATGGAATCGTGCCCGCTGCTGCACCCGGCGCTGAACTCGCTCCTGGGCACCTTCAGGACCGTACTCGCTCCCCTTGCCCCTGACTCGGGGCTCCACACCCTGGAGATCGCCCTCGCCGCCGACCCGGCCGTCTCGGCGGCGCTTGTGCGCATGGAGGGCCGCAACGGGCAGGCCGTGAGCGACGCCGTGGAGTGTGTGCCAGGACTGCGGGGCTTCGAGGTGTGGTCGGCTCCCCGCCGGAGACGG
Protein-coding regions in this window:
- a CDS encoding class I SAM-dependent RNA methyltransferase, translated to MEVRIESLAYGGDGIARPGGAVVFVPYTAPGDRAVVEVTAEKKGYRRARLIEITDPSPLRTAPRCPLFSRCGGCHLQHMAYQAQLRWKSAILEETLRRIGRIDCPRPEPPVGAGHPFHYRRKARFHIEAGKWGFFAPGSHDVVDMESCPLLHPALNSLLGTFRTVLAPLAPDSGLHTLEIALAADPAVSAALVRMEGRNGQAVSDAVECVPGLRGFEVWSAPRRRRGRGAQRGRRLERRGELTLESRVGGLALRRPAGSFAQAGDEQNERLVGLAAAYAALTGSEVLVDLYCGCGNFTLPLSAGASEAAGIERDGAAVRAAVKNARRAGLSAVRFFRADALRWLRGEEGTKLLENRKPRVVLLDPPRTGCGVVAEAVAELAPERIVYISCSPPTLARDAAILADRGYRLERVRMVDMFPQTYHIEAVALFQRR